The following DNA comes from Amycolatopsis albispora.
ACCAGGCCGTGCTCGCCACCCGCTGTTCCAGCTCCGCCAGCAACGGCTCCCGCAACCACGGCTCCAACCGGGCATACGTCCCCCCGAGCACCACCGCCGGCACGTCCACCAGGTTGACCACTGTGGACAGTCCGATCCCGAGCCACCGCGCCGCTTCGGTGACCGCCGAAACCGCTGTGGCGTCACCGTCTTCGAGCCGCGAGATCAGTTCGTCCACCGAAGAGGTACCGGCCAGGCGCAGGATTTCCTCCTGCCCCGCCATCCGTTCCAGGCACCCCTGCGCCCCACACGAACACCGCGGCCCGCGCGGGTTCACTGGCAGGTGCCCGATTTCCCCGCCCAGCCCGCGCACGCCCTCGAACAGCGAGCGCCCGAGCACCAGGCCCGCGCCGATGCCGATCTCCCCGGACACGTGCACAAAATCCGGCAGCCCCGAACCGTGCCACAGTTCGGCGAGCGCGGCGAAGTTCGCCTCGTTCCCCACGGAAAAGGTGCCGCCGAGCTTCGCGGCGAGGTCGACGTCGTGCCAGCCGAGGTTCGGCGCCAGCCGCACCACGCCCGTGCTCGACTCCACCAGCCCCGGCACCGCGATGCTCACCCCGCCCACCGGCACGCCCAGCGCCTCGGCCCGCTTCCGTGCCGAAGCCAGGAAATCCTTGGTGCGGCGGAACACCCGCGGCGTGCGGTTGTCGGCGAACCGGACCTCCTCCGCGCGCACCGCGCCGGTCAGGTCGACCAGGCAGTACGC
Coding sequences within:
- a CDS encoding ROK family transcriptional regulator: MIGPAGQHTVRQHNSALVLRAIADGPGVSRAGLAAATGLTKATVSSVVDALIAAGLVAEGEPERRNGPGRRGTVVSLSPTGPHGLGVEVGVDYLAYCLVDLTGAVRAEEVRFADNRTPRVFRRTKDFLASARKRAEALGVPVGGVSIAVPGLVESSTGVVRLAPNLGWHDVDLAAKLGGTFSVGNEANFAALAELWHGSGLPDFVHVSGEIGIGAGLVLGRSLFEGVRGLGGEIGHLPVNPRGPRCSCGAQGCLERMAGQEEILRLAGTSSVDELISRLEDGDATAVSAVTEAARWLGIGLSTVVNLVDVPAVVLGGTYARLEPWLREPLLAELEQRVASTAWSPVRLVRSPLGTGAAVRGAAASVIRRILAGAHPGN